The following proteins are encoded in a genomic region of Bacillus sp. FJAT-22090:
- a CDS encoding MFS transporter, producing MKYRRFIIYQGVIGMSASMIFPFYVLLLKNVGNSYSQFGWAYGLFALTAALSYSVIGKFADRTGDQSLLVIYSWGMALLLLIIPLAYEIWHVYILQIVMGLLGAIQKNSEKTVLARTVKKETAGKEIGLYHIWTSVGAAFAVIVTGYLVDFLTIGSIFYLASIVFAWSGFYIMKIDNLKIKEG from the coding sequence ATGAAATACAGAAGATTTATAATCTATCAAGGCGTAATAGGTATGTCTGCCAGTATGATATTTCCATTTTACGTGCTGCTATTAAAAAATGTTGGAAATAGTTATTCACAGTTTGGTTGGGCATACGGGTTATTTGCTCTTACGGCAGCATTGAGCTATTCAGTTATTGGTAAATTTGCAGACAGGACAGGAGACCAATCTCTCTTAGTCATTTATTCATGGGGAATGGCACTCCTATTACTCATTATTCCGCTTGCTTATGAAATTTGGCATGTATATATACTTCAAATTGTAATGGGTTTATTAGGTGCGATACAGAAAAACAGTGAAAAAACAGTACTAGCACGTACGGTTAAGAAGGAGACTGCTGGTAAGGAAATTGGTCTCTACCACATTTGGACTTCGGTTGGTGCAGCTTTTGCGGTTATTGTTACAGGATATTTAGTTGACTTTCTTACTATTGGAAGTATTTTTTACCTCGCATCTATAGTATTTGCGTGGAGTGGGTTTTATATAATGAAAATAGATAATCTAAAAATAAAAGAAGGATGA
- a CDS encoding FAD-binding oxidoreductase has protein sequence MYKRQYFVIFYILLLVCSLILFQAKLAEPVVKDHGRLLPVKMKAIKSSDREENIVNIIEEANEKDIPISIAGMQHSQGGQTLYPDGILLDMKSYNKILDLDTKNKLITVQSGVTWADIQSYINPYGLALKVSQSQNIFTVGGSLSVNVHGRDIQYTSLMETVESFRLLTSQGKIIQVSREENTELFQLVNGGYGLFGVILDVTLQLTDDKLYKVQSKSLTYDEYSTYFTTHVKGDSVKMHLARISVAPDSFLSEMYVTNYYLVEDQSLLSNHTTLKRERIIAIPKLLLGLSRINTHGKNMFWKTQKEYNNRIDGSYISRNNVMRSESTFMEYDSASKTELLQEYFVPVDEFTSYIDDLREMLQKEKNINLLNITIRYVKQNDEAIMSYAKEDMFALVLLINQETNEESIEEMDRVIQKMIDITLEHDGSYYLPYYNFPTKAQLEIAYPRAEEFFELKEKYDPEKRFLNLFYEEYYK, from the coding sequence ATTTATAAGAGACAATATTTCGTAATTTTTTATATTTTGTTACTTGTTTGTTCCCTCATACTCTTTCAAGCAAAGCTTGCCGAACCAGTCGTGAAAGATCATGGACGTCTCTTACCTGTCAAAATGAAGGCAATAAAATCAAGTGATAGGGAAGAAAATATTGTTAATATTATAGAAGAAGCAAATGAAAAAGATATTCCAATCTCCATAGCAGGAATGCAACATAGTCAAGGTGGGCAAACGCTTTATCCTGATGGTATCCTACTCGACATGAAAAGCTATAATAAAATTCTTGACTTAGATACAAAGAATAAACTCATCACTGTACAAAGCGGGGTAACATGGGCGGATATCCAATCCTATATCAATCCTTATGGGCTTGCATTAAAGGTAAGCCAATCTCAAAATATTTTCACTGTCGGCGGTTCATTAAGTGTAAATGTCCACGGTCGTGACATTCAATATACTTCTTTAATGGAAACAGTAGAATCGTTTAGATTACTCACTTCACAAGGAAAAATCATTCAAGTAAGTCGGGAGGAAAATACGGAGCTGTTCCAGTTAGTGAATGGAGGATATGGATTATTCGGTGTAATTCTCGATGTAACTTTGCAATTGACGGATGATAAACTCTATAAAGTTCAATCAAAATCACTAACCTATGATGAATACAGTACTTATTTTACAACCCATGTTAAAGGTGATTCAGTAAAAATGCATTTGGCAAGAATTTCAGTTGCACCTGATAGCTTTTTATCAGAAATGTATGTAACTAATTATTACTTAGTCGAAGACCAATCACTATTAAGCAATCATACTACCTTAAAACGGGAGAGAATCATTGCGATTCCAAAACTACTTCTTGGTCTCTCTCGGATAAATACGCATGGAAAAAATATGTTTTGGAAGACGCAAAAAGAATATAATAATCGAATTGATGGTTCCTATATTTCAAGAAATAATGTCATGCGTTCGGAATCGACTTTTATGGAATATGACAGTGCTAGCAAAACGGAATTACTACAAGAATATTTTGTACCGGTAGATGAATTCACTTCCTATATTGATGACTTAAGAGAAATGCTTCAAAAGGAAAAGAATATCAACTTACTGAATATCACTATACGATATGTGAAGCAAAATGATGAGGCAATCATGTCTTATGCAAAAGAAGATATGTTTGCACTTGTATTACTTATCAATCAAGAGACGAACGAAGAAAGTATCGAAGAAATGGATCGGGTCATACAGAAAATGATTGATATTACATTAGAACACGACGGAAGCTATTATCTTCCTTACTATAACTTCCCTACAAAAGCACAATTAGAAATAGCCTACCCGAGAGCGGAAGAATTTTTTGAACTGAAAGAAAAATATGATCCTGAAAAACGATTTCTGAATCTTTTCTATGAGGAGTATTATAAATGA
- a CDS encoding enoyl-CoA hydratase-related protein, whose protein sequence is MESIHYEEHGNIAYVTLNRPDALNAFNYDMLQELGEITETIRINPDVRVVIFTGAGEKSFSVGADLKERKTLTDQQVKRNILKIGEVFSAIENLPQPTIAMLNGYAFGGGTELALACDFRIAANDIQLGLTETSLAIIPGAGGTQRLPRLIGEAKALELILTAKRLRAEEALAYGLVTKVTSRETLIAETESFAALMLVNGPIALQQAKFAIKHGMNVDLHTGLSIERKAYEITIPTEDRIEALNAFSEKRKPIFKGK, encoded by the coding sequence ATGGAATCTATTCATTATGAAGAACATGGAAATATTGCTTATGTGACACTTAATAGACCAGATGCTCTGAATGCATTTAATTACGATATGCTTCAAGAGCTTGGAGAAATCACTGAAACTATTCGTATAAATCCAGATGTGCGTGTAGTGATTTTTACAGGTGCTGGGGAGAAATCTTTTAGTGTTGGGGCGGATTTAAAAGAACGAAAAACATTGACTGACCAACAAGTAAAACGAAATATATTAAAAATTGGAGAAGTTTTTTCAGCAATTGAAAATCTTCCACAACCTACCATCGCAATGCTAAACGGCTATGCTTTTGGGGGTGGAACAGAGCTTGCTCTTGCATGTGATTTCCGGATAGCAGCGAATGACATTCAACTAGGATTAACGGAAACAAGCTTAGCCATTATTCCTGGCGCAGGTGGTACACAACGTCTACCACGTCTTATTGGAGAAGCGAAAGCATTGGAACTTATCCTTACAGCAAAAAGATTAAGAGCAGAAGAAGCATTAGCATACGGCTTAGTAACTAAAGTTACTTCACGTGAAACATTAATCGCAGAAACCGAAAGCTTCGCAGCACTAATGCTAGTAAATGGCCCAATTGCGCTACAACAAGCCAAATTTGCTATCAAACACGGCATGAATGTCGATTTACATACTGGATTAAGTATCGAACGCAAAGCTTACGAAATTACCATTCCAACAGAAGATAGAATAGAAGCATTAAACGCATTCAGTGAAAAACGAAAACCTATTTTTAAAGGAAAGTAA
- a CDS encoding EAL and HDOD domain-containing protein — protein sequence MDIFVARQPIFNKNEHIFAYELLYRNGHDNSFPLIDGETATLEVLVHSFLTIGINELAGEKLCFINFTENLLVKDIFAKFPGNRIVVEILEDIPITSALIQKIKEIKSLGFLIALDDFVLQKNITVYDELFSLVNFIKVDFLSSTVAERQAIERIVKKNYPHIVLLAEKVETREQFYEAKAAGYGLFQGYFFAKPEIIKGTEIPANLVQYFRIISLLRDKSSSIEEVAEEIERDVSLSFKVLKLINSPAVRLKSKIRSIKQGVVMLGLEELNHWLYVLLLHESKANHSGDGMALIEASLFRAKFCELLAKTKVKQNASEYFLVGMFSLIDTLLHQSMNQLLQDLPLSDEVAATLSGNLTEMTPYLEVAIACDEVRWDDMLEGATILNIDHDTLNDIYIEARRWAAEILN from the coding sequence ATGGACATTTTTGTTGCAAGACAACCGATTTTTAATAAAAATGAACATATTTTCGCATATGAATTGTTGTATCGTAATGGACATGATAATTCCTTTCCACTAATAGATGGAGAAACAGCTACTTTAGAAGTACTCGTGCACTCCTTTTTGACGATTGGTATTAATGAACTAGCTGGAGAAAAACTATGTTTTATTAATTTCACTGAAAACCTACTAGTAAAGGATATTTTCGCAAAATTTCCAGGGAATAGAATAGTAGTAGAAATTCTAGAGGATATACCAATAACCTCTGCTTTAATTCAAAAAATTAAAGAGATTAAGTCTTTGGGCTTTTTAATTGCATTAGATGATTTTGTTCTCCAAAAAAATATAACGGTATATGATGAGTTATTTTCACTCGTTAACTTCATTAAAGTTGATTTTCTTTCAAGCACCGTGGCGGAAAGACAAGCAATCGAACGAATTGTAAAAAAGAATTATCCACATATTGTACTACTTGCCGAAAAAGTTGAGACCCGCGAACAGTTTTATGAAGCAAAAGCTGCTGGTTATGGGCTATTTCAAGGTTATTTCTTTGCTAAGCCTGAAATTATTAAAGGTACGGAAATTCCAGCCAATTTGGTACAGTACTTTCGGATTATTAGTCTTCTACGTGACAAATCTTCTTCTATTGAAGAGGTAGCAGAAGAAATTGAACGAGATGTCTCACTTTCGTTTAAAGTATTGAAGTTGATCAATTCCCCTGCAGTACGATTAAAATCTAAGATTCGTTCGATAAAGCAAGGTGTAGTTATGCTTGGCTTGGAGGAATTAAATCATTGGTTATATGTTCTTTTACTTCATGAATCTAAAGCGAATCATTCGGGTGACGGAATGGCTTTAATCGAGGCTTCCTTATTCCGTGCGAAGTTTTGTGAGTTACTTGCAAAAACTAAAGTCAAACAAAATGCGTCAGAGTATTTTTTAGTTGGCATGTTCTCTTTAATCGATACTTTACTTCATCAATCGATGAACCAATTACTTCAGGATTTACCGCTTTCTGATGAAGTAGCGGCAACACTTTCAGGTAACCTCACTGAAATGACTCCATATTTAGAGGTGGCAATTGCCTGTGATGAGGTTCGATGGGACGATATGTTAGAGGGTGCAACGATTCTAAATATCGATCACGATACCTTGAATGACATCTATATAGAAGCTCGTCGTTGGGCTGCTGAAATATTAAATTAA
- a CDS encoding competence protein ComK encodes MKIIKDKSFLVSFETAVLQPVRINNKVYTKVTNISGETMLVGKKPYDIVRQSCAYYGSSFQQAKNLSRETLGNYLKLPIIIAHDYGNPCILIPLLSPKSDLNVWFSLKAIDGFHASEGVCKVLLTNGQTITVETSANTLSKQFGFANLLNTHFLKRMSHLSYEGFLSTRNQSSSNKF; translated from the coding sequence ATGAAAATAATAAAAGATAAATCCTTCCTCGTTTCATTTGAAACTGCAGTTCTACAGCCAGTCCGAATAAACAACAAAGTTTATACAAAAGTTACTAATATTTCAGGGGAAACTATGTTAGTAGGTAAAAAGCCTTACGATATAGTAAGACAATCATGTGCCTACTATGGCTCCTCATTTCAACAAGCAAAAAACCTTTCCAGAGAAACACTCGGAAATTACCTTAAACTTCCTATAATTATCGCACATGACTATGGAAATCCATGTATATTAATACCTTTACTTTCACCAAAATCAGATTTAAATGTTTGGTTTTCACTTAAAGCGATTGATGGTTTCCATGCAAGTGAAGGGGTGTGTAAGGTTTTATTAACAAATGGGCAAACAATTACTGTTGAAACGTCGGCAAATACTTTAAGCAAACAATTCGGTTTCGCCAATTTGCTAAATACACATTTTTTAAAAAGAATGAGTCACCTCTCATATGAGGGATTTTTATCGACCAGAAACCAATCTTCTTCTAATAAATTTTAA
- a CDS encoding IDEAL domain-containing protein, with protein MDKQYSYADFLKAMGQTGKESSAEKLLNEIYLDMFLNIIHREQSSYRLLQLIDDALDQKDKHAFIEYTNALQQLQSIK; from the coding sequence ATGGACAAACAATATTCATACGCAGATTTCTTAAAAGCAATGGGGCAAACAGGAAAAGAAAGTTCTGCAGAAAAATTGTTAAACGAAATTTATCTTGATATGTTTTTGAACATAATTCACCGGGAACAAAGTAGTTATAGATTATTGCAGTTAATTGATGATGCCTTAGACCAAAAAGATAAGCATGCATTCATAGAGTATACGAATGCATTACAACAATTACAAAGTATAAAGTAG
- the uvrB gene encoding excinuclease ABC subunit UvrB, whose translation MDQIFDLQAPYKPAGDQIEAIKKLVEGVQEGDKHQTLLGATGTGKTFTISNVIQQINKPTLVMAHNKTLAGQLYSEFKEFFPNNAVEYFVSYYDYFQPEAYVPQTDTYIEKDSSINEEIDKLRHSATSSLFERKDVIIIASVSCIYGLGNPEEYKEMVVSLRSGMEIERNQLLRKLVDIQYERNDINFTRGTFRVRGDVVEIFPASRDERCLRVEFFGDEIDRIREVDALTGEILAERDHVAIFPASHFVTREEKMRLAIENIEKELEEQLKLLRSEDKLLEAQRLEQRTNYDLEMMREMGFCSGIENYSRHLTLREAGATPYTLLDYFPKDFLLVVDESHVSLPQVRGMFNGDQARKSVLVNYGFRLPSALDNRPLTFKEFEDHVNQAIYVSATPGPYEIEHTPEMVEQIIRPTGLLDPVITVKPIEGQIDDLINEIHERSAKNERVLITTLTKKMSEDLTDYLKEIGIKVQYLHSEVKTLERIEIIRELRLGTYDVLIGINLLREGLDIPEVSLVAILDADKEGFLRSERSLIQTIGRAARNSNGEVIMYADKMTDSMKKAIDETKRRRTIQMEYNEKHGITPKTIEKKVREVIRASQVAEEEGTYAQKLTSGKALTKEEKEKLLANLEKEMKDAAKALNFERAAELRDAILELKLEG comes from the coding sequence ATGGATCAAATATTCGATTTGCAAGCTCCGTATAAGCCAGCGGGGGATCAAATAGAAGCAATAAAAAAATTAGTAGAAGGGGTTCAGGAAGGAGATAAACATCAAACGTTACTTGGTGCAACAGGGACAGGAAAGACGTTTACTATTTCAAATGTAATTCAACAGATTAATAAACCAACTTTGGTAATGGCACATAATAAAACCCTTGCCGGACAACTTTATAGTGAGTTTAAAGAGTTCTTTCCTAACAATGCAGTGGAATACTTCGTTAGTTATTATGATTATTTTCAACCCGAGGCGTATGTGCCCCAAACAGATACGTATATTGAAAAAGATTCGAGCATAAACGAAGAAATTGACAAGCTTCGTCACTCGGCAACATCTTCCTTATTCGAAAGAAAAGATGTCATCATTATTGCATCTGTTTCATGTATTTATGGTCTCGGTAATCCTGAAGAATATAAAGAAATGGTCGTATCACTGCGATCAGGAATGGAAATTGAGCGAAATCAGTTGCTTCGAAAGTTAGTTGACATTCAATATGAAAGAAACGATATTAATTTCACGCGAGGTACATTCCGTGTTCGTGGAGATGTAGTAGAAATCTTCCCAGCTTCAAGAGATGAAAGATGTCTAAGAGTAGAGTTTTTTGGAGATGAAATAGACCGAATTCGAGAAGTAGATGCATTAACTGGAGAAATTTTAGCAGAACGAGATCACGTAGCTATATTTCCAGCATCTCACTTCGTTACACGTGAGGAAAAAATGCGTCTTGCCATTGAAAATATTGAAAAAGAATTAGAAGAACAACTTAAACTATTACGTAGTGAAGATAAATTATTGGAGGCACAAAGATTAGAGCAACGCACTAATTACGATTTGGAAATGATGAGAGAAATGGGATTTTGCTCTGGAATTGAAAACTATTCACGACATCTTACATTACGTGAAGCAGGAGCTACCCCTTACACGCTATTAGATTATTTTCCAAAAGATTTTTTACTCGTTGTGGATGAAAGTCATGTTTCATTACCTCAAGTAAGAGGAATGTTTAATGGTGACCAAGCAAGAAAATCAGTGCTTGTTAATTATGGTTTCCGATTACCTTCTGCTTTAGACAACCGTCCTCTTACTTTTAAAGAATTCGAAGATCATGTAAATCAAGCTATATATGTATCTGCAACACCTGGACCATATGAAATTGAACATACCCCTGAAATGGTTGAACAAATTATTCGACCAACCGGACTACTAGATCCAGTCATAACCGTTAAACCAATAGAAGGTCAAATAGATGACTTAATCAATGAGATCCATGAGCGTTCCGCGAAAAATGAACGGGTGTTAATTACTACATTAACAAAGAAAATGTCAGAGGATTTAACAGATTATTTGAAAGAGATAGGGATAAAAGTACAATACCTACACTCAGAAGTGAAAACATTGGAGCGAATTGAAATTATACGTGAGCTTCGTTTAGGGACATATGATGTTTTAATAGGAATAAACTTGCTTCGAGAAGGTCTTGATATTCCCGAAGTATCTCTTGTGGCAATTTTAGATGCTGATAAGGAAGGATTTTTGCGATCCGAACGTTCTTTAATTCAAACGATTGGAAGAGCTGCCCGAAATTCAAATGGTGAAGTAATTATGTACGCAGATAAAATGACAGATTCTATGAAAAAAGCAATCGATGAAACAAAACGCCGTAGAACAATTCAAATGGAATACAATGAAAAACACGGCATTACACCGAAAACGATTGAGAAAAAAGTTCGCGAAGTTATTCGAGCATCTCAAGTTGCCGAAGAAGAGGGAACTTATGCACAAAAGTTAACAAGTGGAAAAGCGTTAACAAAAGAAGAGAAAGAAAAACTATTGGCAAATCTCGAAAAAGAAATGAAGGATGCAGCCAAAGCGCTTAACTTCGAACGTGCCGCAGAATTACGTGATGCAATCCTCGAACTAAAGCTGGAAGGATGA
- the uvrA gene encoding excinuclease ABC subunit UvrA — MRNQEIIIQGARANNLKNISLKIPRDKLVVMTGLSGSGKSSLAFDTIYAEGQRRYVESLSAYARQFLGQMDKPDVDVIEGLSPAISIDQKTTSKNPRSTVATVTEIYDYMRLLYARVGKPICPNHGIEISSQTIEQMVDRLSEYPEKTRMQVLAPIVSGRKGTHVKLLEDMKKQGYVRVRIDGELIDLDDDINLDKNKKHSIEVVIDRIVMKEGVAARLSDSLESALRLADGRVLIDVMEHEEVLFSEHHACPICGFSIGELEPRMFSFNNPFGACPDCDGLGTKLEVDPDLVVPDKSLTLSEGAIVAWQPTSSQYYPKLLEAVCKHYKIKMNVPVEKLPIDQWNKIMYGSGTDKIRFRYENEFGQVRDSSIQFEGVLANIERRYKDTSSDYIREQMEKYMGQHDCPTCKGYRLKEETLAVKVNSLHIGQLTEFSIEEANKFFNELTLSEKDMQIAKLVLREINERLGFLENVGLDYLTLNRASGTLSGGEAQRIRLATQIGSRLTGVLYILDEPSIGLHQRDNDRLIETLKNMRDIGNTLIVVEHDEDTMMAADYLIDVGPGAGIHGGEIVAAGTPEQVMKNNKSLTGQYLSGKKFIPLPTERRKPDGRYIKIKGASENNLKNVNVDIPLGVFVAVTGVSGSGKSTLVNEILYKSLAQKINRSKVKPGANKSIEGIEQLEKVIDIDQSPIGRTPRSNPATYTGVFDDMRDLYAATNEAKVRGYKKGRFSFNVKGGRCEACRGDGIIKIEMHFLPDVYVPCEVCHGKRYNRETLEVHYKGKNIADVLEMTVEDALAFFENHPKISRKLRTIVDVGLGYMKLGQPATTLSGGEAQRVKLASELHKRSNGKSFYILDEPTTGLHIDDIAHLLEVLQRLVENGDTVLLIEHNLDVIKTADYMIDIGPEGGDKGGTIIGVGTPEKIAETKGSYTGKYLKTILERDRKRMDEVVSKASKKKKETVKSN; from the coding sequence GTGAGAAACCAAGAAATTATTATACAAGGTGCCAGAGCAAATAACTTAAAAAATATAAGTCTAAAAATTCCGAGAGATAAGCTTGTTGTAATGACAGGCTTGTCTGGCTCCGGAAAGTCCTCTTTAGCATTCGATACGATTTATGCGGAAGGTCAAAGACGTTATGTAGAGTCACTATCTGCATATGCACGCCAGTTTTTAGGCCAAATGGATAAACCAGATGTAGACGTGATAGAGGGACTATCACCAGCTATTTCAATAGATCAGAAGACAACAAGTAAAAACCCACGATCTACCGTTGCTACTGTTACAGAAATATATGATTATATGCGACTATTGTATGCTCGTGTGGGAAAGCCAATCTGTCCTAACCATGGAATAGAAATTAGTTCTCAAACGATTGAACAAATGGTCGATCGTTTGAGCGAATACCCGGAAAAAACACGTATGCAAGTATTGGCTCCAATTGTATCTGGCAGAAAAGGTACGCATGTAAAACTGTTGGAGGATATGAAAAAACAAGGTTATGTACGGGTGAGAATAGATGGAGAGTTAATCGATTTAGATGATGACATTAATTTAGATAAAAATAAAAAGCATAGTATTGAAGTTGTAATCGACCGTATCGTAATGAAAGAAGGCGTTGCTGCTCGCTTGAGTGATTCGCTTGAATCAGCCCTTCGATTGGCTGACGGTAGAGTACTGATTGATGTGATGGAGCACGAGGAAGTATTATTTAGTGAGCACCATGCATGTCCAATCTGTGGGTTTTCAATTGGCGAGTTAGAGCCTCGTATGTTTTCATTCAACAATCCTTTTGGGGCATGTCCTGACTGTGATGGTTTAGGGACAAAATTGGAAGTGGATCCTGATTTAGTAGTACCCGATAAAAGTCTCACATTAAGCGAGGGGGCTATCGTTGCTTGGCAGCCAACGAGTTCACAGTACTACCCAAAATTATTGGAAGCGGTATGTAAACATTACAAAATTAAAATGAATGTACCGGTAGAAAAATTACCGATAGACCAGTGGAATAAAATAATGTACGGCTCTGGTACAGATAAAATTCGTTTTCGATATGAAAATGAATTTGGACAAGTGAGAGACAGTTCGATTCAATTTGAAGGTGTCTTGGCGAATATTGAAAGACGTTACAAGGATACATCTTCTGACTATATTCGAGAGCAGATGGAAAAGTACATGGGACAACATGATTGTCCTACATGTAAAGGATATCGTTTAAAGGAAGAAACGCTTGCTGTAAAAGTGAATTCCTTACATATCGGTCAACTAACAGAGTTTTCTATTGAAGAAGCAAATAAATTTTTCAACGAGTTAACTTTATCTGAAAAGGATATGCAAATTGCGAAATTAGTCTTAAGAGAAATTAATGAGCGTCTAGGATTTCTAGAAAATGTAGGACTCGATTATTTAACATTAAATCGCGCATCAGGTACATTATCTGGTGGAGAAGCACAACGAATTCGTCTTGCAACACAAATAGGATCTAGACTAACAGGAGTTTTATATATATTGGATGAGCCTTCTATTGGTTTGCATCAGCGAGATAACGACCGCTTAATAGAGACATTAAAAAATATGCGTGATATTGGTAATACGCTTATTGTAGTTGAGCATGACGAAGATACTATGATGGCTGCTGATTATTTAATCGATGTTGGTCCTGGCGCTGGAATCCATGGTGGAGAAATAGTAGCCGCAGGAACACCAGAACAAGTAATGAAAAACAATAAATCACTAACAGGTCAATATTTAAGTGGGAAGAAATTTATCCCTTTACCAACAGAAAGAAGAAAGCCAGATGGACGATACATCAAAATTAAAGGCGCTTCTGAAAATAACTTAAAAAATGTAAATGTGGATATTCCATTAGGCGTATTTGTAGCTGTAACAGGCGTATCAGGTTCAGGAAAAAGTACGCTAGTGAATGAAATCCTTTATAAATCATTAGCGCAAAAAATTAATCGCTCCAAAGTGAAGCCAGGGGCTAATAAGAGTATAGAAGGAATTGAACAATTGGAGAAAGTGATTGATATTGATCAGTCGCCAATCGGACGTACACCAAGGTCAAATCCTGCTACTTATACTGGGGTATTTGATGATATGCGAGATTTATATGCAGCGACTAATGAAGCGAAAGTTAGAGGATATAAAAAAGGTAGATTTAGTTTTAACGTAAAAGGTGGACGTTGTGAAGCCTGTCGTGGAGACGGAATTATCAAGATTGAAATGCACTTTTTACCTGATGTATATGTACCTTGTGAGGTATGTCATGGAAAACGCTATAACCGTGAAACATTAGAAGTACATTACAAAGGGAAAAATATAGCAGATGTATTGGAAATGACAGTAGAAGATGCTTTAGCATTTTTTGAAAATCATCCAAAGATTAGCCGTAAGCTACGTACCATTGTAGACGTAGGCCTTGGTTATATGAAATTAGGTCAACCCGCAACAACATTATCCGGTGGAGAAGCACAACGAGTAAAGCTTGCTTCCGAATTGCATAAACGGTCCAACGGAAAGTCGTTTTATATATTGGATGAACCTACGACTGGGTTACATATCGATGATATCGCCCATCTTCTAGAGGTCCTTCAACGTTTAGTAGAAAATGGTGATACTGTACTTCTTATTGAACATAATTTGGATGTTATTAAAACTGCAGACTATATGATTGATATAGGACCAGAAGGTGGAGATAAAGGAGGGACTATAATAGGTGTTGGTACTCCAGAAAAAATTGCGGAAACTAAAGGATCCTACACAGGTAAATATTTAAAGACAATCTTGGAACGTGATCGAAAAAGAATGGATGAAGTAGTATCCAAGGCATCTAAAAAGAAAAAAGAGACTGTTAAATCCAATTGA
- a CDS encoding DUF4097 family beta strand repeat-containing protein produces the protein MQEERKRILDMVENGTITAQEALGLLEVLGKQSAPEVKAESQHQGYEHSRTQQKQQNTDFFEDLKRDFNVMGERFMQFMQGTVEKIKDIDFEMPFGEPVVFQEKLVLEQAQFDDISIDIANGKIDIYPTEEETTHADVTVKSYKNSSEEEAKNRFQNDFLFKTEGNKLRIYSDMKTTSVQISLFVPKKTYNDISARLFNGEFSAKSLEVKTLKVKTTNGKVNLDAIQIGKADIETVNGSVQVQNIEGESVEVETINGRIYVDGKLKELEGSSVSGHVILTTKDKDARKIEGSAVAGTVELYVRKDVSLKGEVTSQLGKIDVQLLDVTQLNQSEQLLNKKVGFTKIVDSEADPLRVYGDAKTGTILVRYTVEGE, from the coding sequence ATGCAAGAAGAACGTAAACGTATTTTAGATATGGTTGAAAATGGTACTATCACTGCCCAGGAAGCTTTAGGGCTTTTAGAGGTACTTGGCAAACAATCAGCTCCAGAAGTAAAAGCAGAATCTCAACATCAGGGTTATGAACATAGTAGAACGCAGCAAAAGCAACAAAATACCGATTTCTTTGAAGATTTAAAGAGAGATTTTAACGTAATGGGAGAACGTTTCATGCAGTTCATGCAAGGAACAGTTGAAAAAATTAAAGATATTGATTTTGAAATGCCTTTCGGTGAACCTGTTGTATTTCAAGAAAAATTAGTGCTTGAACAAGCTCAGTTCGATGATATATCCATTGATATTGCGAATGGTAAAATCGATATTTACCCAACAGAAGAAGAAACTACACATGCGGACGTGACCGTTAAGTCTTATAAGAACTCTTCAGAGGAAGAAGCCAAAAATCGTTTTCAGAACGATTTTCTGTTTAAGACAGAAGGAAATAAATTACGTATATATAGTGATATGAAAACGACTTCTGTTCAAATTTCCTTATTTGTACCTAAAAAAACTTACAATGATATTTCGGCACGTTTATTTAATGGAGAATTTAGTGCGAAGAGTCTTGAAGTAAAAACACTTAAAGTGAAAACGACTAACGGAAAAGTAAATCTTGACGCTATACAGATTGGTAAAGCAGATATTGAAACAGTAAATGGTTCCGTACAAGTTCAAAACATCGAGGGAGAATCAGTAGAGGTCGAGACAATAAATGGCCGTATTTATGTAGACGGAAAATTGAAGGAGCTCGAAGGTTCTTCTGTCAGTGGACATGTTATTTTAACCACGAAGGATAAGGATGCCCGTAAAATCGAAGGCTCTGCAGTTGCAGGTACTGTCGAATTATATGTAAGAAAAGATGTGTCTTTAAAAGGAGAAGTTACTTCTCAATTAGGAAAAATAGATGTCCAACTATTAGATGTGACGCAATTGAACCAATCAGAGCAATTGTTAAATAAGAAAGTTGGTTTTACGAAAATAGTAGACTCCGAAGCAGATCCGCTCAGAGTATATGGAGATGCAAAAACAGGAACAATCCTTGTACGCTATACAGTAGAAGGTGAATAA